The sequence CTGAATTCCCCTGTGCTATGAAAAGCTGTAGCAGGGTTGCTTCACCAGAGGCCCAGATTAGGCTTGGCTGGAAGCAGAGCTGCCTTCCACGCCGAGCAGAGGGTCCCTTGCTCGCTGGTTGGCCTCCAGATCTTACAGGTTCTCTGGTTGTTTTCTTTGAGTTGTGTTTATGGCCATAACATCAGAAGCCCAATTCTAAAATAAGCTCTGATGGGCCAACGCATGTCTGTCTTGAATTCAGGGAGACTTACTGGTATCTGGGGGTTGACAGCTTGGAATTGGGAATTTCCAGAGACTGACCAACAGTTGGTTGCATCCATAaacttttgtgctttttccagTATGTCTTCCTCTAAAAATTGTCctagatatttattttcttgggcTTTTTTCAACTTAAATTTGTCTGCCTGAAAAGACTGGTGTTAAACTTGTTAGtaaaatgctctgaaaataaCCAAGTTTATTTGTCGTTGAAATGGACAATTTTATATAGAAGCTTTTGCAGAGTTGAGACAAGTTTGGGTTTGGCTCTGGTGGATGCAGAGGGAAGCCCTGACGTAACCCTGGGACCCGAACCCGTGACTCAATGTGACTTAACGTCCTGGAGagtgaaaaggaaatgcattaAAAGCATTCAGGTTCAGTTTTAATACATATGTAGTACTCCTGCTTCCTCAGAGGGGATGGTGGCCTTGAGAGCAAACAGGGAAAGACGAGCGGATGCTACTCTTGAACAGACCACAGTTTCCCTGCccgtgctgcctgcctgcatcAGCACACTTGGGAGCGGGCAGAGCATCTGCTCAGATAGGTGGTTCAGCATGTCCTCCCCAAAATCAGGAGTcagacacaaactgaaataacCCTGAGAGATTTGTTACTGCTTTGAAGTGTGCCATGTGGGACACTCCCGTAGGGAGCAGACGTGGAGCTCTCCCTGGGGATTttgcacttctttttcttcctaggaTACCATCTGTCCCCCCTGGAGAGTTCCCCTCCAAACTGAGAACTGCTGATGGAAGGTCTCAGTGTAAATCGCGGAGTAGAAAATATGCAGTTTTCGCTGATCTCGTTTTGAGCAAGTAGTTTCTTTAAACAGCGTTAAGTGGGGTCTGCCGTTTGCTGACAGTGATTCCTTTGGAGTTTGTTTCTCTTGCATTAGTTAAGCTGGATATGTGCACTAATAGATGTCCATGCAGTTACGAATTAAGCTTGTTCTGCATGGTGCCAATGGCTATCGGTACATGCGCTGTTATCACTGCGCTCTCCGTCTCAAACAAAATGACTTAAAGTTCATGTCCTATCCTGCATTAGCAGTTTGGTACAgatttggaaatggaaatgtgtGACACGTAGCTCATGTGGCAGTTTTTCtcttagaaaatgtaatttatacttaaagatataaaaaataattgcagcttttaatatatttctgaattatGAAACTCTTTGTAAGTGTTAGCAGATGATCCAGGCAAGAAAATGCAGGACGAAGCTGTATGCACTGTGCTATAATGGTACCCTATAAATTGTGCAAGCTTGTTTCAGTAAGACCCTATAATACCTACATATTAAAAATGCCATTGAGACTGTCTCTTTTAATAAATCCAGGCAATAAAGCTAGAAAAATACACTGCTGGAAAGCTATATACTCTTCCCTACaactcattttacatttcaatgctttccaaaaaaatatCGCAATCAGCATTTAAACTGATGTTACTTGTAATagtaatttgaaatattttgttttgtttgtagaCCAAAATAGtggatgaagagaaaaatgcaaatgaacaagaatttaactttgaaaaagtAAGTCAGCAGGAACTGTCTAATCTCACAATTTTAGCGTGTGTATTTATATCCTTGGGAAAGCTACGGTGGGACCATTGGGAAACACTTCCAGAAAAGGTTATCTTTTGTAGGTGAGGATTTCCTAATAGGTAATTTTGGCTGCATGTCATGCCAAAGGAGGAGCGTGCTGGCTGTTGTCAGCTGCTCTGTGTGAAGAAAGGTGTGTTACAACTCTGGCCTTTCTGGTCTTTTGGTGAGAATTTGAGGAGGGTCACTGTATGTTAGATGTGTAAAACTATGTGAGTACCCGTAATGTATAGCATAGCTCTTTCAGGCCCATGGTGGTAATCTTGGATTTGTGATCTCatgtgggaggggaagaaaaagcatattgGCATCTATTTTGGAAACAGCagattacttttttccatttgtctttTTGTTCTCACCTATTCTTATATATGAGCATAAGTAGCATTGGCCTTCTTAGATACTGATTTGTTTACAGATCTGCGCAAGTTGTTTTATATGCCTGGTCTCTGCTCAGGGACGTGCTGTGACCCAGTGAAGTCTCTCACTGGAGATTCTGTGTGGAGCTCTGTACTGCTGAGAACAGTGGGGATTTAACCACTGCCTTTAAAAAGTTCATAAATTCACCACTGGTTTTGCTAGTGTATTCTTGTATAGTGTCACCTGTACGTATGTGTGTAGTCACTCCACTTCACCATGTGTACATCCATGTTTCTCACTGGTTACGTGCTCTGCAGCCAAGGAACGAAGAAGCTCTGTAAACGTTGGGTGCTGTGGGTAGCACGTTTCATTGTTCTTTGTGCAGAACAGCACgtttcatttttatacagaGGAGATCCGTTCCATGTggttttttctgtgaaatggggAGAATCGAAAATTGTCCCCCTGGCAGTCCTCACTGTCCAGAGACTAGATGGACAGTGGTTAACTGTTCTGCAGTATAGCTCCAAACTcagttagttttgttttgtagcaCCCTGATTTCAGGTATTAGCCCGGGGTTCTTTGGGAGTATGACTTTGTTGGGCTCTGTTAAGTGTTATTTACAACGGGTTGGACAAATTACAAAATTCTGGCAATTTTCTGTAATGTTCTAGGCTCGTCTGGAAGTGCACAAGTTTGGAATCACTGGCTACAAGAAGCAGGAACAACGCATATGGGAACAAGAACGTGCTATCATGCTGGGAGCCAAGGTAATTGTCGCTTGGTTTGTGCTGGGCGGTCCCCAGCTGTTACAGTGCAGGAAAGTGGTAAAAAACACTGGGGGGGTTTGGCAgtacttttttaaaacacaagatCCCCTGCTCTGACCCTTCTCCCACTTCATCCttacttttacattttctattcTGTCTTCTCTATTTTCTGTAGACATTTGGACAATTAGTGTGGTTGTGTTACCAGAGATGTTGTATAGATGAAATACAACTGGAAAACAGTcatggaaaataacatttatgaATTTTTAATCAGGCCATTCAAAACTAAATTGTTGGAGGGAGGggcttgctttttaaagcttcaCTCTCCCAGTGAGTTAAAGATGGagaaaacttttcagttttatttatcattggtagtgtaaaagaaaaaaaataattttgtaggtCTTTtttgggaggtggggaggggtatggattttctttccagctcaATGTGTTCACTGAGTGTGTTCCTTGTAGGACTGATATGAAGCGTAAACATCCCTCTCTACTGTCTCCACCAAGAAAGATATGGTCTCTGTGTCTCTACCTTACATCCCTTAAGTCCTTTCCTCtcatctgaaaggaaataaaccATTTCTAATgtttccccaccaccacctgaaAAATATTGTCCATGCAAGTGTGTGAATATTTTTTGAACCTATTTGAAAATTTCATCAGTGGTATCCCTCCCAATCTTTATTGCAGCCCCCCAAAAAGGAACATGTGAACTACAAGACTTaccaagagaaaatgaaagagagaaaaacagcaaaggatGATGATAAGGGGAAGGTTTGTGTGAAATTTTCTCTATATAAAAACAGCATGTAAGAGCAAGCCCAAGAGCCTGACAGATAATGCCTCAGGCGCAGGAGGAGTGCCCGAGCTTGACACCTGCTGCTTTCCATGGAGTGGGTTCCTAGCTCCAGCAGGACTAATCTCATCAGTAAAAGCTGGTTGTGTGCAGTATGAAGGGCACAGAGTTAGGCTTGTGTTGTGGTGCCTCACTGCCTCATCCTTTGAGGCTGATAGACTGATGACACAAAATCAgcaaggtttggttttttttttccttgcttcttaAGGGAAAAATGGCCTTCAATTAAAGTTTGTTGCATGTTGTCTAACCACAGAGAGCCAGATCTTCAGCTGGTTTTTTATCAGCACAATTCCATCTAGGATCTCGCTCATTATTTAAAGCGAGGGTGAGGTTTCTGTCGCATCCGTCCTCTAACGTGGCCCATCTGGCTCCGAGCCTACTCCCTGCCTCCCCATGGAGTCTTCTCATGTAGGTGGGAGCAGGATGCGGGGTGGGTAATTGCTCTATCAGCCTGTTTCCTGCCACCCTCTTTCCCAGGAGACCtacttctcctcctctgtcatGTGGCTCAAAGTGCATCCAGTACATGACCAGACACAGTTGAACCCTGTTATTTGACAGGTACACTCAGTCAGGCGACTAGGCACACCTGCCTGATAGCAAGTCCGTCTTTTGACTCAAGGTTCTATCACATGCCCAAGAAGCAAGCCTCTCTCCTCTTGTGGCTGGATTTGTGCCTCCTCACATGGCAGGGGCAGCATGTTGGTCATGAGAGGGCTGTACTTTCCGTAAGGTGACAGGAAGGGCTCTGGGCACTCCTAGCAGTGCCTCCGTAACACGTTGCATCACTTGGCCTGTCAAAAGGTCTCCCACCCTGCTTTAAATGCCTGCTGCTCCATGAAGGACATGCTACCACATGTTTTGTGTGCAGATGGTTGTTTATCCAAGATGCTCTGttccttttccattaaaatatgtatctttaaaaacaggaaCATAAAGGTGATTCTcttaagaagaagaagaaagaacagaaggagAGGTGAGCCGTTTTTAACATGGTTAAAATTAACTTGCTTTTGTATAGCCTCCCCTCTGTGTTTCCCCTATGTAACTACGCACAGTCTTACACCAGAAGTTATACACCAGATCACAGTGGAAGGAGCTTCTTTAACTGCAGAAGAACTCGGTCACAAAATGGTGACATTGCTCTGTGTCTAGCAGTTTCAGAGGCTTTAGTTACACAGCTTAATTGAACACTTCAGTTCTGCCCTGACATGCCTAAGACTGCAGCTGGAGGTGAGATGGATGGAAATCCCTGTGTGCGGACCCAGGATATGCCACTTACTCAGAGCATGTGCcctgagaaataatttctgcaaaacacaAGCTACAGTATACAGAGACTTGAAAGGTGAAGTGGCATTCTTAATCATAGTGTAGCAGGTTCACTGAAATGTActctttatcttctttctctATCCAAAAGTCTGTGTGTTtctagacttttaaaaatgtaaatcattCTGTAATGTGCTGCAAATTTTGAATGGCTATGCAGGTAATAAATGTTCTGGGGTCATTTCCTGCTATGATTTGATATTCTATAATACCGAACACTGATTGCATAAATAGGTGACATTTTTCACCATATTAAGCATTTTCATGAGTTTCTGATATTtctcttaattctttttttccctcttcctatTTCAGGAAggccaaaaggaagaaatcagtgCCTAGCATTTGGCCTGCAGGACAAGTTGGAAAATTCAGAGATGGGACCTTGATTCTGCAAAGCTAtgacataaagaaaattaaatcatcTAAAGTTATCAAATGAACTTGTGATACAGAGTGAAGTGGACAATACGCATAAGATAGAATTCACGTTGCTACCAACACAGACTTCTGGAGCCTCTTGCATTCCCACCATatcctaattttttttaccttatttGTTGTTGCAGGATTTTCTATATTCCCTTCTGCCTTGGGAAGAATGTGAGAATTtaccattttataaataaaaataagcctttttaTTAAGAATGTTACACAGGCTATTTTTATTAGTCAATGCATGCTAAAGAAAGCTTTTCACTTTCTAGAATCAGCTTATTTGCTATAAGTAACATAATTAATGGATTAAAATATATAGCTCTTTGCTTTCATCTGGAAGGAATATGGAAAAAGCAATACCTTACTTGGTCTGAACCCGAAGTAGGTATTCTCAGTCATTTATCGGGCATACATCTGTGTCTGTATCTTTATGAATTGTTAGTGGATAGCGGAACTGCACAACAGTTTTCCTGTCCACCAAAACCTCTTAAGGTTTCAAAATCACCTGCTTTGgaatgaaaatgagatttttctgaagttttgtcCCAGGTAAGAGTTACAGGCTCAACTTGTATATCTCTGCAGAGACCTCCAAGTAAGCACTGTTTCAAATGGTCATTTGGTGTCttggttggtttctttttaaaaacaaaaccatgtaaGTGAGCCAAATGAGGCATAGACACTCAGTAGCTACTGGTTGTTCATGGTTAACTGGTGTTTGTTTTGATCAGTGTTCCCATGCCTCATAAGGCTTTTCTATGAAATCTTTGTCAAAACTGAAGTTCTAGTGCTATTTGGGTTTCAGCAATTTGGTGTTTCTGAAAGAACAGTTTTGTCCTTTGTggctaaacatttttttgtttttaagtttgtGTTTCCAATAGAAATGGCAATGGTTAGTAACATTCCAAAATGTCCTCTTCGTTCTACCTCAAGCTAAAGAAATGGGAATATTTTAGGGGGAGGCAAAAATAAGGTTAACTGTTaaatgacagaggaaaaagttCATGCTGTGTTGTTTATATGTAAGGTTATCTGGAGCTTGTTTGAACAGCTCTGGCAGTGAAGCAGGTGATACAAGAAGGAGAACAGCCCTTACTGGAGAAACTTCTAGGTGTATTGGTGAAATTCAGCGTACGCCTGCGGGCTGGGGAAGCGAAGCACGCTTCCTGGCTGCCGCCTGGGACCCTGAGTAAGGTGATCTCTAACCCTGAGCGAGCAGCGAGGTCTGCGTCAGCTTGCAGCTAGCAACGAGAACAGCAGTATAGTCCTCTCCCcaaacagcagcatctccccAAACAGCTGCCCCCTTCACACGATAGGAAAGTAtcctggggtggggagagccACACCACAGAAAGGGATGCTTTCTGGTGCGCTCCTTCCCCCACACCTTCCACCTTACTTTCAGGTCCTGGAGAAGTGCCCTGCCAGCACAGAGAGAactgagaggagggagaggaccCAGAGGGAATGAGAGCTGGGTAAAAAGTGGAAGGGAGTGTTTCTGGAGCCGTGtgggcagaggagaggtgtGCAGAGTTGGGTTGCTAAATACTGTTACCACATTTCATAATTGCATCATTCGATTTCTTCTTACTCAGCATTGGTTGCAGATTCAAACGGGAATTAACAATCCTATCTGGTTACAGACTTAGAGAAATGTCAAATCACAATTGTGTGTGAAGGGTGGAATCACTAAGCAGAATTGAGTACGGAGCATCAAGACTCGTTGAGGCAACAGATGGACTTTGGATGTTGTGGGAtaacctgtattttttaattcctgtttaaTCCTTGAGCTCAGTCTTTCACTGCTCACTTCCAGGTAAAGTTTTGTTCAACTGGCTTTGGGTATAATGTGTTGTGGGAGTTTGTCCTCAATCTGCTTTGGTAATTTGAAGGGTTTACTTTCCACCTCCACAACTCCCAAAAGCTATTTAGGAGTGAAACTTGGTCAGAATGGAGTGTCTAATTTTTGCAGTCCTGGTCTCAAGCTTGTAAGCTCGGttaaagaagagctgaaaaaaattcagttcttaaaataaaaagttgaaaCTGAAATGCCAAGCTGACAGTGGAACATGaaagcttggggaaaaaaaacaaaaataaaagcttattaaaaattttgcattttctcacaCATTTAACATTGGTGTGTATGTGTTATGGAAGGTTTCCGTTATATGGTGATAGGTTGCTTTTTTATATGAAATCCCCAAGGCGATTTGAGCTGGCCATGCTACATCCTTATAGGATGCTGTTCTCGGGTAAACATGGTACcttcagttctgttttgttACTAGATGCATTAACAAAAATGGTAACGACTGACATTTGGCAAACAAAACTGTTGGGAACCTGTTACGCACCTAGTGTTTCTCCAGACTGGCATGTGTTATTAATTAACACGAGTATGTAAGTGTACGTTCAGGCAGCAAGCTGTGTTGCTTTTGGAGCATGTACTGATACACAAAAGCCAGCGTTGACTGAATAACTGATCACTTATGGGCAAGGGAGAGCAGGGACCATCTTATTTTGCCCTCTACCTGCAGTTGAATAGAGGAATGAGGGATAAAGGAAGAACGCAAGGATTTCTCCTTATCTGCTCTCTTTCACATGCCTTTTCCTGTGACAGCTTCATTCCCATTTCCCCATATGCTCAAACCGTTGTGATTATCCTTCCTCCCAGTCAAACCCTTTGCCATGAAGGAGTTGACGCCAAGTTGTTGtctcttgcaggaaaaaaaaaaaaggccatgaTGGATGGTGTCTCCACACTCTTGTCTGTACTTACTCCTGATTGTTTTGGCCGGGTTTCTGTTTCTTACCCTGGTGCTGCTGTTACTGTGTCGGCATGctttattctgctttattaaCAGATGTTTATAAGGTCGCATAGCTTCGATGAATGCCTTTTTGCAGGGGCTGAGTGTGCTGCCTCTGTAGCATTGCTCAGTCCCTCACAAGGCACCTGCTTGATAGAGGTGTGCAGCTCCAAGATGATATATAATTTTAAACCATCTGACAAAGTTTTGTCTTTCCTGCCCTGGCAAGCTTTCTGCCCAGTCTGACTTTTACACTTACCCAAAGGCCTTTCTAATCGATCCTACTGGACTCACAGTTACTTCCAGGCTCTGCTTACTCCAGTGTCAGAAATTTCTGGAGACTGGGAAATCACCCACAGTGTCTAAGATGGCTTGGAGCTAAATAACACATCCCCAGGTACTCTACAACCAACGTGAGCCGGAGCTAAGGGAGTGGTGCTGAGAAAGAGAGGTGTTTCGTGCCACTGAATCCAGGGTATGTCTGAAGTTGAGGCACAGAGGGTTGCTCTGAGGGAGGACTCTTGgctttctccagcttctccagctaCTTTCTCCAGCTTGACTGTGGTAACAAAGCAGGTATCAACAGTTAGAGTTACGCGTGCATCCTTGCGCAAGTGCCTTATCTACATTAtgacattatatttttaaaataatttgcaataaTAAATAGGGTACTGATGCTGAATTTGTTGGCAAtgttttaagaatttatttagaAACTGTAGAACAGCATAAACTCATATGTCAGGTTTTCCAAAAGGATAATAATAGTAATACACAAAGTTCTAGTCGggacaaaagacaaaaagcagtttgtttCCAATTCAAAAAATACAAACGTTTGCTACAGgtacaaaattataaaaagtctgtattttccGCTCGATCTGGTGACAGACACATACAGCAGAGATGTATATTTCACCAGCTCCAAAATCATATAAGCTATGGGAAAtgacaataaagaaaaaaatgtcgtggtttagaagaaaacacagaaaaagaacttCTCGTCTTTCATTTAACCAGAAGTGAACACCGTTTTCTTATTCCTTTGCACTTTTTTGGTTGCCAACATTTAAATTAGTGTTATTCATGCTTCATATAACaatcagaaataacagcagGTTTACctcatgcatttatttttaatactcaTCACATAATGTCTTCTCACCATGCTACCCAGAAAGGTTAGTGTTTTTATTGACAACATttaagggaggaggaggatgaaggaaTGCATTTGGGATCCAGGAGTATTTCTATCTACTGCTTCACAAGAAAATGTTAGAAATCCTccaattagcattttaaaaaaaattgtaattaattCTGCTTGGATCTGTTTGCAGTAACAAATGTAACAAAAAGGTCGCTTAAcctgggaaggggaaaatgcTGCTGAGTGCCTCTGTCAGTAAAACGCACGTCTATCTCCTGTATTGTGCAAAGATGCAGGAGCCCCGCACATCTAGTCTCTGTGGCTTGCATATGGGCTTCTGCACGTAAGAAGACCAAGCGCGTCTTATTTATGATGGATTTGTGCTTCAGGCTGCCACTCCAGCCGCTTGTGTGCATGCAGCGTTCAGTAGTGTTGGGCAGAGGAATCGCCAGAAATGTTGTCAGTAAAAACTAGAAGCAGCTTActtcttacaaaaaaaaccccaaacgactaaaaaaaaccctctccatCTTTGTTTCATAATTTTCAGTGACAAGCGCCCTTTACATTTGCAATGTGGTTGATTTGTCACCATAACCTGTTGAAGGACTTGAAACTGTAATCTCCCTTCCAAAGTTGATCTAGCCAAGATGCTTGGGGTTTTCATAGTATCTTGCCTGGTTCAAAGTTGAATTCTTGACTTTGCTATTTAAGCAGAATGCTGCAAAGCTGGTAAGGCCTGAGATTAGGTCTAACAACTCTCTCTCCTCATCTTTCTGTTTGTGAGCAAAGGATGTACTAGATGGCACCAGAAAGCTGCTGTTACCAGGTTGCTGGTACTTTGCATCCCTTCTCACAGGAACAGGTAGTCTGAATTGTGGTCCAAAAATGCACCACCTCTTGTTGGTAGTTGCAAACACACTGTTTTTCATACAGTGGTAGTGGCAGCTTAGCCTTGATCTCATCTCTCTCTTACCTTGTTTAAGAAATATtatgtaagaaagaaagaaaaaaagaagctgcatCTCACATTTCTTCTTGCTCTAGAACAACTTGGAAACCAGAGTATTGGGTGCTCTCTGCCATCTCTACTCACTacactttgggaaaaaaaaaaaaacaaaataaaaataaaagcttacaCAGCACTATGACAGAACTCTATCACCAGCCAAGAATAAACTACAGCAATACACTATCGTGGCATTATTTACAACACGATGGGACATTATGCAtataataaattacatttaatactTTTCCTCTTAAACTCTGATATATGTAAGTTATTTTGTTCAGTCCAATATATTTTCCTCTATGTATCTTAAATGAATAGGCAAGCATAAGAGGTGACAATGCTGTTTGCctaccttttctgtttttagaaGCCAGATTGCATGATATATCACAGTATGCTACTGTCCTCACTGACGTTTATTTTATAGCGCATACCTTTCCACAGCAGAAGTAGTAAGGGATTGTCAACTAGGCCTGTGCTCATTTGACATTAAGTCTTAGTGAGAGATCTTGTGAGCTCTTTTTGAGTTGAtgagggaaaagaagggagTGGAAATCGTGTAGCATTGCACGCCTTGAGAAGTCTGACAACGCTCCTGATAGCACACTTCTGTTTGTTCCCACTAAACTTAACAGGGAAATTTGC comes from Ciconia boyciana chromosome 3, ASM3463844v1, whole genome shotgun sequence and encodes:
- the FSAF1 gene encoding 40S small subunit processome assembly factor 1 isoform X1 yields the protein MGSREPCRRLEAVLGALYDLGEEPGARGAAEDSEASARAAAETRGPPPAAGSAGGAAGGRRGARDFFGELRAELGAAAAPPSPAAPPAVEVVVFRGRKKKGRPSPPVAPAGSAQTKIVDEEKNANEQEFNFEKARLEVHKFGITGYKKQEQRIWEQERAIMLGAKPPKKEHVNYKTYQEKMKERKTAKDDDKGKEHKGDSLKKKKKEQKESSALTCLRLQLEVRWMEIPVCGPRICHLLRACALRNNFCKTQATVYRDLKGEVAFLIIV
- the FSAF1 gene encoding 40S small subunit processome assembly factor 1 isoform X2, whose protein sequence is MGSREPCRRLEAVLGALYDLGEEPGARGAAEDSEASARAAAETRGPPPAAGSAGGAAGGRRGARDFFGELRAELGAAAAPPSPAAPPAVEVVVFRGRKKKGRPSPPVAPAGSAQTKIVDEEKNANEQEFNFEKARLEVHKFGITGYKKQEQRIWEQERAIMLGAKPPKKEHVNYKTYQEKMKERKTAKDDDKGKEHKGDSLKKKKKEQKERKAKRKKSVPSIWPAGQVGKFRDGTLILQSYDIKKIKSSKVIK